A region of the Vanrija pseudolonga chromosome 2, complete sequence genome:
cgctcgccaccgtcaccctcgccctcgccgcgcccacggccgatgctgacgccgacggcgccaccacccacttcACGGAGCGAGACACGATCCGCATCCGCTGCGGCGGACGCAGCGAGTGCGGGCCCTACACCAAGGCGGGGTGCGCCGACCTctgccgccagcgcggccagATCCCCGCTGGTGTACGTGACCCCGGCTGTGGGGGCCTGTGGGCGTGCTGCTGTGGCACCAATATCGGCGTTTCCGTgcgcgatgccgaggccgagcccaAGGGCACAGAGTGAGTGGCTCTTGTGGCACTGCTGACTTTAGTGGCAAGAACATCGACTAGGCACCGGTCATGAGTAGTGGGACGCGCAAGTATGCTCGCTATCGCCGCTTGCAAGCAGCACGGGCTCCAAAAACCCACTCCGTAGGACGGCGTACCTGATGAAGTACCATGACATGTGAGCGGCCATTGCTGGGACAAGGTTAGCCCGAGGTGGTCAGCTGGAGTGGACCAGGTTGAGGTCAGCTGGATCAGTAGTCAACCTTACGCAGGTCAGTTGGGAGGCAGTACGTGCACTTAGGTATAAGTTGCCCAGCCTGAGTCTTGGTCCTCAGCAATCCCCAACTTCGCCATGAAGGTCACACCactcctcatcctcgtcgccactACGGCGCTCGCCCTGCCCCAGCCCGATCGCTTCGATATTCACGTCGACTCGGGTGGTCACGAGGCCCGGGCCGTCATCATCCACCCCTTCTGCTATAACAACGTCGGTCCGTGGGACGGACCCGCCAAGGGTTGCGCTGCCGAGTGTCGGCGCACGGGGTATCTTCCCTTCGGATACTGGTACCCGCCTGGCCGGGGGTTGCccgcgtgctgctgcatgtGGGAGGAGCGTACGGGCCCCGATAGGCGTAAGTCGTGGGCGGGGCGCTGGTGTGCTGACAGGTAGCGGTGTGATGGCCGTAAGGGTGTCATTGGCGCAGAAGACAGTGCTGGATTACGACCTCGGGAGCGTATCAGAATGGAACTTGGGAGGGACAGAAGGAGGGATACAGTCAATGGCCCACACCAGTCGGTCCCATATCGTAGGCAGAATGCAATGATAATGGCATCACGTCGAGCGGGCATGGATGTGTCTATTGTACTTTCATCCGTATCGTAAGTGCTTGATTGATGCAAAGCAGCATTACGACAGCAGAGTAATGTTGCACAGTGTGAAACGCGGGGAGCCAAGTGAGTGCCACTgtgcctggctggcggaGCACCAAGCACGACGCGTGCAGGCCTGTGACGtttctcggcgtcggcgtcatgcaCCAAGCAGCAAGCAACCAGCATGCATCAATTGTAACGGCGGCAACACTCACATACAACACTGCACACTAACTCCCACGACCACAACTGCACCTTCGACAGCCAGCATCCACGCCCGCCCGTAGGCGCCGCGCCCAACCCGCCACAATGCCCCAccacgcgcccgcgcccccggcgcgcccgttctcgcccagcccgccgcgtGAGAACCGGCACAGCTCgagccgcccgccgtcgctgctcttcggcgcgccgcccacggcgacgagcagcgtgGGCTTAGTCCTCGGcctgccgccctcgccgtccccgcgccTCTCGGCCTTCccgggcgccggcgccgcgccgaatGGCCCGTCCCCGTCGTACTTTGACCACcagccacgacgccgccgctcgtccaGGTGAGAGCAGAACCAAACAACAACCACCAACCGCAACAGCCACTGACAACAAACACCCCAgctcgtccgtctcgacgaCGTCTTCTGCATCCCCACCGCTCGGAGCAACGcccatcctcgccgccctcgagcctACCCCCATCAGCATGCCGCGTTCCCAGCGCGACGGCAGCGTGGATGACTtctcgccttcctcgaccttCCCCGGCGAGGACCGAGCGCCAGCCCCAACAACAGCGCCGCATGCCGCGCGTGCCGTCTTGCGATCGATGCCGCGCATCCACCAGCCGACGGTGCTCCGTACGCCATCTGGCCGTGGGCTGTCGTTCATTCCGCACGGCGAGGGCACGCGCTCCCGCCACGCCAGCATGCTGTCGAATGCTGTCGCGTCCGGCACGAACCACACCACGATCAGCAGCAGTGCGTCGTCGCTTgctggcgtgctcgcgcgctcggTGGCGGTCGCGGCTACCGCGTCGAGCATCGGTATCCCGGACCGCTTGGAGGCGGCAGAGCGCGTACCGCGGGAACGGgtcagcgcggcgtcgctcaCCTCTGTCGACTCGGCCGGGTCAGAGTTCGAAGACACGTTCGGAAGGCAGaaggcagcgcgcgctgccgcaAAGCTtgggggcgtgagcggctcacgtgctcgtgctcgccctgcCCTCGACATtccgcccgtgccgccgctcCCTCCCCAGTTTGCGGCTgcgcaacaacaacgcccCGTCCGCACAGACGAcggcgcctcgcgctcggcctgggAACCCTCGCCTGCCGTCGCAGCTCCTCCAActgcctcgacgacaactcTTGACTCCTACGATATCAGTATCGATTACGACCAGCGatttggcgacgacgaccaaaacgacgacgacgacgacatggacacGACGATTGACGACACGCCCGAGCTgcacgaggtcggcgaggtgagTGTTGTGGCTGGTCCAAACAAAACTGACGGTATAAGAACAACTCGACGCCAGCAACCACCCCCCTTCCAGTGTACCGTTCTCCGCCGCcatcggcgcgctcggcagccaGCTCAAAGTTCCACACGCCCGAGTCGCGCTCCAGCGCGAGATTCTACACCCCAGAGGTGAAGGACACGGACAAGtggcgcgtcgaggaggagacaGAGCACAGCGTGAGTGCAGCGATGTGAGGTCAaactgacgccgccagctcaacgaggtcaaggaccCGAACGctgtcgcctcggcgtcatcgtcgtcctgcGCGGCCAAGACCCCGACCCCAACAGCAGACAAAACCGCCTACGTGCCGCCGTACGAGCCTCGGCGGAAGCACGGCAAGCAGGAGGCGAacggcctcggcccagcGGTCGCCCTGTCACCTTCAAAGCGCCGGGCGTCGCCAGCGCCCGCGTTCCCGCCCACACCCGCgcccctcggcgacgacagcgcggcACTCAGCCTGACGCTCATCGCGTCCctcggcagcgcgagcggcgacccgctcgccctgtcccgccgccgcgtcgagctctCCCTCGCGTGGCTCGCGTCTCCGCCACCAAGCTGGTGGGACTATGTCCCGTTTGCGCGGTACGCGCCACGCTGGACCATCCGCCTCGCGTCgggcgccagcggccgcgagcgcgccgcgggcaaGCGCAGGGCcgtggcgacgtcgtcgcctaCTACGCCCAATAccccgccccgtcgtcgcgaccgcgAGGCGGACGGCATCGTccaggccgtcgtcggcaacctGCCCATCGTGGGGCGGTTTGCAACGTGGCTGTAAGGGAGGGGGGAGTTTACGTGTCCATTTCCccacggcgctcgacgcgtcgaggttgtcgatAATGATTCGAGACCTGTCGCGGGCTAGTCCCCGATAGATGCCCAGTTGGCCGGTTGTCCCACACACGTTGTTAGTGTATATGATTGCGCTGCGAGTGCACGCTTATTTGATGTAACTGCATGATGTCAAGAGGATGCGTTGCTACATGTCTATAGGAATATATAAGTAAGTAGTGCTACAAGTCTATAGGGGATGCTTCTTGATTGATTGATTGAGTGGTGGTGATGTGTGGCTTAGTGGGCCATGATGACCTTCTTgcccgtctcctcgtcgcccgagtcgTTCTTGGAGGGGCGGTAAAGGACGGCAAAGCCGATGAGCCAGAGGGCGACCCAGCCGAGCTGGAAGTAGAAGCTGGCGTGGATGTTGGTGGGGTTGGTGAGGCCACCCTCCTTGATGGTGAAGAGGCCGGCCTGGACCGAGAAACCGATGGCCGAGCCCATCTGGAGCGCGACCTGGAAGATGgcaccggcgacgccggccatCTCCTCGGGCACGGCAGTCATGATGCCGACGTTGGTACCGGTGAAGACTGCCATCatgccgcccgagccgaggaggaaggcggggaaGAGGAGGCGCCAGTAGTCGTGCTTCCAGTCGCCGGGGCGAGTCATGAGGATGTAGCTGATGAGGCCGAGGGTCATGCCGATGAGGATGGTGTAGCGTGGGCGAGCGACCAGGCGAGGGACAAAGGTGAGAAGGAGGGTGACGGCGAACGCGATGATGCCCTGGGGAAGCATGCGAACGGCGGCCAGGATGGCGCTCTCGTGGTAAACGGTGGTAaagacctcgacgagcgcgaggaagtTGACACCCCACCAGGCGTAGATCTGGAGGGCGAAGACGGTGAGGACGATCATGTTGGGGATCTTCCAGGTCTTGGTCGGGATGAGTGCCATGTCCTCAGGGAGGCGAGCCTCCCAGATGAAGAAGGCGGGGAAGAGGACCCAGGAcaggaggaaggggacgAGGAAGCCGGCCTTCTTCCAGCCGTACGAggcgccgagggtgaggccgaggatgagcaGGACAATGGCGCTGAGCATGAggaagacgccgacgaggtcgaggcggcgccactTTGCCTTGCCGTCCGTGTTCTCAGCGTCCTTGCCAGTGCTTGCAGGGATGAGGTagaaggtcgaggcggcAACGGGGAGGATGATGATGCTGATAACGCGGAAGAACCAGCGCCAGTTGGTCatctggccgccgccggggatGAGGTCGATGACACCGGCGATGAGGATGCCGGTGACATTGGCGATGGCACCCGAGATACCGTAGAGGGTGAAGGCGCGGCCGTGCTCATGCGGCTCGAAGACGAACACGATGAGGCGGTAGCTAGCGGGGATGAGACACGCGCCGGCGatgccggcgagcgcgcggatgATGAAGAAGCTGTACTTGTCGGGGAGGAACGAGATGACGAGcgagagcacgccgagcgtcaCGAAGCCCCACGAGAAGACCTTGGACGGCGAGTAGAGGTCGGACACGCGGCCCCAGAACAGGAGGAACGCGGCAAAGGTCACGCTGTACGACGTGATGACCCACGACTGCTGCGCAAAGTTGACgttgaggtcgacggcgatgacATCGGTGAAGATGAAGAAGGCCGAGTAGAACCAGATGTCGATGAACATTGCGAGCGCgaagacgccgaggagcgtcCACTTGCGCGACTGGGAGAGCTTTTCCCGTGGCGCGTGGTGGTCGTTGTCGAGTGTGGCAGAGTCGgagggtgctgctgcctcctcgtcggcggccttctcgagcttCATGCACACGCCGTCAATGTCGacagcctcctccttgcccttgagcaCGGGGGTGGGGACGACGGTCGCCATGTCGGTCGACGAGACGGTGCGGGTGTGGGGGAacgagtcggacgaggtGTCGTCGACCGTGATAGTGATGGTGCGGGGGATCTCGAGGGACATTGCTGtgggcgaggtcggtgtATCTAGGTCTGTATGAGGGTCCACGTCTATTTATCTATCGCTGCCGAGAATGTTGGTGGCAGGTGTCGAGTCTTGGCTGCGGTGGAGGGCGGGTGGAGGAGGTaccttgctgctgctctcgtGGGAGTGGGGGAGTGGGGCCGGAGCCGTTAGATGTTGATGGGGGTCAAAGACGTCAGTTGCTCTGCGGGTTATATACACATGCGTGTCCATGTTCGTCTCTTCTCGGCGACACGTCGTGATCGTGTTCGATGACAAGCATTCTTCGGTGTGCTGCGGGCAACGTCCACACGATGAGTGGGGTTAGTCAGGCGGGATAATCGCATTGGAATTTGTGTGGGTTGTGCTGATCAACCCGGAAATGGGTGGAGTGCAGCGGTGGTTCGGATCCGGGAGCCTGCCTGgcctccacccacccacccaccacagtGCGTCACCTGCGGATTTTCCAGGCACACTGTCCCGAGCACCAAAGCAACTACACTCCGGCCTGCATGCCGCTGACGCGCAAATCTGCAAGCATGCGCCTTACTCAGCGCTGGCACCCCAACTCGCGCTACATGCGTAACACGCGCTTGGCATTGCGCGCAAACTCCGGGCGGCTGATGCAGCTGATATGCGCGCACTCGGAGTCTACCACGAAGTCTAGATATCTATCACGGCGCCGCTGCAATCTGTACCCCGTGCACCGTACGCCGTACACttcgccggccggccacaCGTCGGCCTGTACTCCGGCACGCACCCGCGGTGCGAGTGCTGCCCGCCCGCACGGCAGACATGGCACGACGAGATATGCTtaccacgccgccgctgcttcGTCAAGCTCGCTGACCCTGCATACATTGctgctcgccggcgacaaTCTTGGGCTTGGCGCGACATGCTCGCCGATGcccgtggaggaggaggcaggcacctccaccgcgccgTCCACTTGCCAGTTGTCCATCCACGGTCCTGACGTCCACCTTGGTCACCCTTGACATGgacgcgtcgacgctcgcacgctcgctcgctcgccactgCGCGCTGATGCGCTGATTAGACAAGATGTGTACTTACATTAGCCAATGGCCCGTGGCGATGACATCAGTGGCATGCTGAGGAAGCCCAGCGCGTGGCTGACACGACTGGTGGCACCCTCGGTGACGTCTCGGTTTTGTGGCATGAGACAAAAACGCAGCCTAGTCACACCAGGTATTCAGATCTTGATAAGCACAGTGTGATGTTGCTAGCATTATCGTCGACGTCATAGATGTCGCCTTCGCACACTCTCAAGCTCGAGCCTACTGGCCCTCTGCTTCCTCGAGATCCACAAACACGCCCTTCAGGCTATTCTTCTTGCTCAGCTGCTTGCGGACGAACTCGTCATAgtgcttgacgagctcgaccttgccCGGATGCACGCGGATACGGGTGCACACGTCGTTCCAGTCGTTCACTCGACCCTCAGAGATGCCAATCCCGCGCAAGAGGTGGAGCGCAGAGGGGCGCGTGCGGAGGTCTCGTGGCGGCGTCAGGTTGGCCCCACGCCATGGAGACTCACAGATAATCTCACGGCATGCCGCGGGACCCAGCCTGCGCAGtgcgtcggccgcgcgcggctcgtGGTTGATCAGCTCCCACtggtcggcgctgtcggtGTCGCTGACCTCGACGATTTCCGTTatggcgcgtggcggcgcggggatGGGGACGATatcgtcgtccgagtccgagtcgtgACATTGCACGGGCTCAGGCTTGACGCGTGGCTTGCGGTCGGGATAGGGGGTCGGCTTGTGCGACGCAATGGGGCgagggtcgtcgtcgtcctcgctgtcgtcgtcgatcttGGATATCAGCGAGGAGGGTACCATGTGCTCACAGTGTAGATGGGCACGGGCGGCACCGGGCGCGACGAGTGATGTGAAGTACTAGCCTGGGACTGTCGGCGGTGAGAGGGAGACGGCACCGGcggaggcgagggcgagtgcgaCGGCAGAAAGAGCGCCTCCGCGcgccccttgcccttctgTGCCGGGCTcaggcggggcggcgaggcgctctTGGTGGGAACTCGGGCTgtgggccgaggaggcgggtgGTCCGTGGGATGAGGTGAGCGAGCGCTGGTCACCAcagcggcgggctgggctggcgcgtcgaccacggtagacgaggccgccgactgATGCACGTAGACTGGCACCTGGTTCTCAACCGGCACCGTGGCGGTGCCCGCACCCGCGTCTGCAATGTcggccatgtcgacgtcgcgcgtACCGCTATGCTCTTCATGCCTGCCGTCACCTTCGTCATCGGGGATCGTCGGCGCAGGGCTACTCGCGGGAACGTCAagcgcagacgacgaggcgctggcgctgtcGCTGGCGTGTGGGATGGTGTCTGTACGGGGCTCGTTGTCTTCGTTGTTGTCCGTCGCGTCTGGGGCCGGTGCACGGGGCCAGAGGAGCGGCGTGTTCGTCCTCCGCCTGGCGTAGGGAGGCTCAGAGCCGTACCTCTGTCGACGGGGGGTGGGCGACTTCATCCTGACGGTGGTTGGGCAAGAGTGGGTGAGAGTAGAATGCCGCGAGCGAGGTTCACACTCGTGCATCATGCGCATGACAAGTCTTGTACGCCCCTGCAATGGTGTCATCCGACGCAGGTGCGAGTGAGTCTGTACGCCATCATCTCATTCTCACGGGGCGCAGTGCATCGTATGTGAGGATGTGTGTAGATGTGTGTGGATGGGTGTGTGGATTGCTGGATGACGGCGCCACGCCAACCTGTGCCACTGAAGGGACGCTGCCACTCTGACCACCACCCGaggccgcctcgctcgcatAACGTGTTATCTGCTACATCCGAGCGTATGCAGTTGACCAGAGTACAAGCGGAGCGCCAGTCAATCATACAGTAAGTACGCATGGCCCGAACCTCCGAGCCCACTCGGCCCCGTACCGTCCACATGCCACACCCGGTGGAGGAGTGGAGGCTCCGTCCACAAGTGGAGGGCCGGCTCCGACACCACACCATGCCCACCGACTCCGCCGGCCGATTCGACCCCGCCGATGCTCCCCCACCTCACAGCGTAgccccgagcccgagtctatgcatcatcatcatcgcgcGCAAATAACAACAGTGAACAGTCGACATCTCGACACAACTAATCCCTCCGCAGCATGTCCAGCcggcgctgcagctcgtcgtcggcgctgttgCCCCCCACGttcgggggcggcgtcggcgccgacgggccgGGCCCGCCCTCTGCCACTGCGACGCGCGACTGCAGGAGCGGCTCGGACGTGATGGGGTTGGTCGTGGGTGCGGATGCGAGCTAGGGGGGATGTCAGCAATGGGGCGGCAGCGGATGCGAAGGAAGATACACTACGCCTCGCgcttcgcgctcggcgttcACACTCACGCTCTCGTTCATGCTCAGGCCAATCTCGTCCAGCACCTCCTTGAGGATCTTGTCgctctcgacctcctcgccctcctcctcctcgtcctccatcgcgtcgtcgaccgcgtccgACATGAGCTCCTCCTTCATGTCCATCGTGGCCGACTCCTTCTCGAACTCGTTCATGATGCGCTGGATCTGCGGCGGGCGTTAGAGGGCAAAGCAAGAGCACCTTGAGTTCAACAGCAACGTACCTGCGGCAGGTTGAGGCTGCGGTTCATCTGTCCCATCGCCTGTGGCTGTCAGCACCGTGTTCGGGgcacgccctcggcaccggcAAGCGTCGCCGGTGCGGCGCCGAAcccaccctcgtcgcccccttcatcgcgctcgccatctGCTCGTTTGATCGCAGCGTCTGCATGCGCAGCGACACTGCCTGGAGCTGCACACGCATCTGGGTGAACTTTTGCATGTACCGCCGTGTGCGGACGAGGTCCTTGGCGAGGATCTTGCATGCGTTCTGAGGGGTCAGTGACGGGCACGAGTGCGATAGCGACGGCttgcgcggcgaggttgatCGGCCACGCTGCGGCcccgccgcactcaccatgTTCCCCTGCTTGGCATTCCTCTTGATATCCGCCAtcgtcttcttctcctgctgctcgagcttgttgcgctcgcgctcgagctcacgcTGCGCCTTTTGCAGGctgcgctggtgctggcgcaaGCGCTCAGCGGGGGTGACGGTGCGCCCGAAGAGCGTGTCCTGGGGT
Encoded here:
- the SPBC1683.03c_0 gene encoding putative MFS-type transporterc, producing the protein MSLEIPRTITITVDDTSSDSFPHTRTVSSTDMATVVPTPVLKGKEEAVDIDGVCMKLEKAADEEAAAPSDSATLDNDHHAPREKLSQSRKWTLLGVFALAMFIDIWFYSAFFIFTDVIAVDLNVNFAQQSWVITSYSVTFAAFLLFWGRVSDLYSPSKVFSWGFVTLGVLSLVISFLPDKYSFFIIRALAGIAGACLIPASYRLIVFVFEPHEHGRAFTLYGISGAIANVTGILIAGVIDLIPGGGQMTNWRWFFRVISIIILPVAASTFYLIPASTGKDAENTDGKAKWRRLDLVGVFLMLSAIVLLILGLTLGASYGWKKAGFLVPFLLSWVLFPAFFIWEARLPEDMALIPTKTWKIPNMIVLTVFALQIYAWWGVNFLALVEVFTTVYHESAILAAVRMLPQGIIAFAVTLLLTFVPRLVARPRYTILIGMTLGLISYILMTRPGDWKHDYWRLLFPAFLLGSGGMMAVFTGTNVGIMTAVPEEMAGVAGAIFQVALQMGSAIGFSVQAGLFTIKEGGLTNPTNIHASFYFQLGWVALWLIGFAVLYRPSKNDSGDEETGKKVIMAH
- the chmp2a gene encoding Charged multivesicular body protein 2a; this encodes MNILDTLFGRTVTPAERLRQHQRSLQKAQRELERERNKLEQQEKKTMADIKRNAKQGNMNACKILAKDLVRTRRYMQKFTQMRVQLQAVSLRMQTLRSNEQMASAMKGATRAMGQMNRSLNLPQIQRIMNEFEKESATMDMKEELMSDAVDDAMEDEEEEGEEVESDKILKEVLDEIGLSMNESLASAPTTNPITSEPLLQSRVAVAEGGPGPSAPTPPPNVGGNSADDELQRRLDMLRRD